The genomic DNA TGAACAGCCTTACGACATGAGAAAATATGGAACGACCGTATATAAGACTGCTGCCACAGCGGCAGCGCTAATCGCTGGCACAAGCTTAAACCGGGCATATTTCATCGTATTTAAGTCGAGAATGCCCGAAGTTGTATTCGTATCATCACTTAATGGCGACGCAAAGGCGCCAAAAGTGCCGCTCGCAAAAACCGCGCCGACGACAACCGGAAGACTGACACCCGATACTTGGGCAAGCGACACGCCTAATGGCATTAATATACCCCAAGTGCCCCACGCCGAGCCGATAAAGTACGAAATAAATGAACCGAGCAAAAAGAGTACTGGCGGCACGAATGAGACGGGAACCCATGACACATTGTCACTAACAAATTGAGAAAAGCCAAGCGTTTCTGTTGCCGAAGCGAGCGCCCAGACAACGCTTAACAGCAAGATGACATTCATAATTTGATTTCCTCCGGCAACAAGTTCTTCGAGTAAAGTAATTAACCGAATCCCCTGTAAACGAAAGAAGATAAACGACGCAACGACACTAAGCAAAAGCGCCAGTAGCATTGCATTTAATACATCGGCTTCAATAAAAGCTTCCAAACCTTGAAACCCTTGGCTAGCACCGTTCGCATACGTCAGTACAATCGTTAACACAAGAACGAGGACAAGTGGAAGGAGCAAGTTGAACGGCTTTTCCGGCAAGTTTTTAGCAACACAAGGGTGACAGTCTTCCCACGTGTCGTCCGGCAAATCCCCTCCAGCATCAGTGGCTGGTTTCTTTCCATGGCGGAAGAAGCTCAAATAAAATCCAATGGCAAGCATTGCAAAGGAGAAAAAGTTAAAAGGGATACTTTGTAAAAAAAGCTGGTAAGGGTCTTCTGTCAAACCGTGATTGTGCAACGAAATGTCGATGACCGATGTCATATAGCCTACAAAAGCTGTGGCTATAGGCACGAGCACGATTAAAGGGCTTGCCGTCGTTTCGATCGCAAAAGCGAGCTCCTGAGGCGTCATATTTACCTTACGTAACAG from Litoribacterium kuwaitense includes the following:
- a CDS encoding Na+/H+ antiporter NhaC family protein encodes the protein MDSAWVSVLPFIIVIIIAVITKQVLPGLAGGLLVAGYLLSPGWLTGFETAIQYVTEGLQDENNLKIIMFLYLFTGLIGMIKIAGGIKGFVREASDRIESRKGALVLTWLSATGTFSAPSFRIVTVAPIMRALLRKVNMTPQELAFAIETTASPLIVLVPIATAFVGYMTSVIDISLHNHGLTEDPYQLFLQSIPFNFFSFAMLAIGFYLSFFRHGKKPATDAGGDLPDDTWEDCHPCVAKNLPEKPFNLLLPLVLVLVLTIVLTYANGASQGFQGLEAFIEADVLNAMLLALLLSVVASFIFFRLQGIRLITLLEELVAGGNQIMNVILLLSVVWALASATETLGFSQFVSDNVSWVPVSFVPPVLFLLGSFISYFIGSAWGTWGILMPLGVSLAQVSGVSLPVVVGAVFASGTFGAFASPLSDDTNTTSGILDLNTMKYARFKLVPAISAAAVAAVLYTVVPYFLMS